Proteins encoded by one window of Cylindrospermum stagnale PCC 7417:
- a CDS encoding class I SAM-dependent methyltransferase has protein sequence MSKKTLGLEQNVYDYLLSVSLREPEILTQLRQETAQHPRSMMQISPEQGQFMALLVQLLGAKKTLEVGVFTGYSSLVVALALPPEGKVVACDISEEFTAIAKRYWQQAGVADKIDLHIAPAIETLDRLLANGEAKTFDFAFIDADKSGYDDYYERSLKLVRPGGLIAIDNVLWSGKVADPQVQDNQTNKIRALNQKLHQDQRVSLSLVPIADGLTLLRKIEEF, from the coding sequence ATGTCAAAAAAAACACTCGGACTAGAACAAAATGTTTATGATTATTTGCTCTCAGTGTCTTTGCGAGAACCGGAAATCCTCACCCAACTGCGGCAGGAAACCGCCCAACATCCGAGGAGTATGATGCAAATTTCTCCTGAACAAGGGCAGTTTATGGCGTTGCTGGTGCAATTGTTGGGAGCAAAGAAGACTTTAGAAGTTGGGGTATTTACGGGTTACAGTTCTCTGGTGGTGGCATTAGCTTTACCGCCAGAGGGTAAGGTGGTAGCTTGTGATATTAGTGAAGAGTTTACAGCGATCGCTAAACGCTATTGGCAACAAGCTGGGGTGGCGGATAAAATTGACCTGCACATCGCCCCGGCGATAGAGACTTTGGATCGGTTACTGGCAAATGGTGAGGCTAAAACCTTTGATTTTGCGTTTATTGATGCTGATAAAAGCGGCTATGACGACTATTATGAGCGATCGCTAAAATTAGTGCGTCCAGGAGGACTAATTGCGATCGATAATGTCCTCTGGTCAGGCAAGGTAGCAGATCCCCAAGTCCAAGATAATCAAACTAACAAAATTCGCGCCTTGAATCAAAAACTACATCAAGACCAGCGGGTGAGTCTCAGTTTGGTGCCAATTGCCGATGGTCTGACTTTGTTGCGGAAGATTGAGGAGTTTTAA
- the petC gene encoding cytochrome b6-f complex iron-sulfur subunit has translation MAQFSESVDVPDMGRRQFMNLLTFGTVTGVALGALYPVVNYFIPPASGGAGGGVTAKDELGNEVSVSKFLESRNVGDRTLVQGLKGDPTYIVVESKEAIADYGINAICTHLGCVVPWNVAENKFKCPCHGSQYDATGKVVRGPAPLSLALSHANVNEDKIVLTPWTETDFRTDEAPWWS, from the coding sequence ATGGCTCAATTTTCTGAATCCGTGGACGTGCCCGATATGGGGCGTCGTCAATTCATGAATCTGCTCACTTTTGGGACTGTCACAGGGGTGGCACTAGGTGCATTGTATCCCGTTGTTAATTACTTTATTCCACCTGCTAGCGGTGGTGCTGGTGGCGGGGTGACGGCAAAAGACGAATTGGGCAACGAAGTTAGCGTCAGTAAATTTCTAGAAAGCCGTAACGTAGGCGATCGCACTTTAGTTCAAGGACTCAAAGGCGACCCCACCTATATTGTGGTCGAAAGCAAAGAAGCGATCGCTGATTACGGCATTAACGCCATCTGCACCCACCTAGGTTGTGTTGTTCCCTGGAATGTAGCCGAAAACAAGTTTAAATGCCCTTGTCACGGTTCCCAATACGATGCAACTGGTAAGGTTGTGCGCGGACCAGCACCGCTGTCTTTGGCTTTATCCCATGCCAACGTAAACGAAGACAAAATCGTCTTGACCCCTTGGACAGAAACCGACTTCCGCACCGACGAAGCACCTTGGTGGTCTTAA
- a CDS encoding DUF3067 family protein, translating into MTGQELRQMLIDKWGYSYDVQFRRTQGKIFLQVMWKYLEQASFPLSEAEYQEHLDGIANYLSALGGTTQVQKFITQTRDRPRLGKAVSIPLELGERASEWML; encoded by the coding sequence ATGACAGGACAGGAATTACGCCAAATGTTGATTGACAAGTGGGGCTACTCTTACGATGTCCAGTTTCGGCGGACACAGGGGAAGATATTTCTGCAAGTGATGTGGAAATACCTTGAGCAAGCGTCTTTTCCCTTAAGCGAGGCAGAGTACCAAGAACATCTCGATGGGATTGCTAATTATCTTTCTGCCTTGGGTGGGACAACACAAGTGCAAAAATTCATTACCCAAACACGCGATCGCCCTCGACTCGGTAAAGCTGTTAGCATTCCTCTAGAGTTGGGTGAACGCGCTTCAGAATGGATGTTATGA
- the tatC gene encoding twin-arginine translocase subunit TatC, with product MTPSPDIDTINSPDIDLEGYGNSEVDPLDDLPDEVEMSLFDHLEELRYRIFYSLIAVAVSIIGCFLAVKPLVQLLQVPAQGVKFLQLAPGEYFFVSFKVAGYSGLVLASPFILYQIIQFVLPGLTIRERRLLAPVVLGSSVLFLGGLVFAYLLLIPAALKFFISYGADVVEQLWSIDKYFEFVLLLLFSTGLAFQIPIIQLLLGNLGIVSSQKMVAGWRFVIMGAVILGAVLTPSTDPLTQSLLAGAVLGLYFGGVGLVKLIGK from the coding sequence ATGACGCCTTCACCAGACATAGATACTATTAATTCTCCCGATATTGACCTAGAAGGATACGGCAACTCAGAAGTTGATCCGCTTGATGACTTACCCGATGAGGTGGAAATGTCGCTTTTCGACCACCTTGAAGAATTGCGCTACCGGATTTTTTATTCTCTAATTGCCGTAGCAGTCAGCATTATCGGCTGTTTTCTCGCCGTCAAGCCCCTAGTGCAATTACTGCAAGTCCCGGCTCAAGGCGTTAAATTTCTCCAACTAGCTCCCGGAGAATATTTCTTTGTCTCCTTCAAAGTCGCAGGTTATAGCGGCTTGGTGCTTGCTAGTCCGTTTATTCTTTACCAAATTATCCAGTTTGTGCTGCCAGGACTGACTATCCGCGAACGCCGTTTGTTAGCGCCTGTAGTTTTGGGGTCGAGTGTGCTATTTCTGGGGGGGTTAGTATTTGCTTACTTGCTACTTATCCCCGCCGCTTTAAAATTCTTTATCAGCTACGGCGCGGATGTAGTGGAGCAATTGTGGTCGATTGATAAATATTTTGAATTTGTGCTGTTGCTGTTGTTCAGCACTGGGTTAGCTTTTCAAATTCCGATTATCCAATTGTTGCTCGGTAATTTAGGAATTGTCTCTTCACAAAAAATGGTGGCTGGTTGGCGTTTCGTAATTATGGGCGCAGTGATTTTGGGTGCTGTGCTGACACCGTCTACTGATCCTCTAACCCAAAGTCTCTTAGCAGGAGCAGTTTTAGGTCTTTACTTTGGTGGTGTTGGTTTAGTTAAGCTCATAGGTAAATGA
- a CDS encoding rhodanese-related sulfurtransferase, whose amino-acid sequence MKSENTQIVATLYKFVSLPDFAEKRDRLLSYCIDQGARGTILLAPEGINGTIAGSRRAVEAVLSFLRADPRLADIEAKESVAETPPFERMKVRLKSEIVTLGLPEVDPNQQVGTYVNPQEWNDLIADPEVTVIDTRNDYEVNIGTFQKAQNPQTASFREFPEYVRQELDPTKNKKVALFCTGGIRCEKASSFMLSQGFTEVYHLKGGILKYLEEVPPEESLWEGECFVFDERVAVRHGLEAGNYDLCLSCGRPISEDDKTLPQYEEGISCHYCFDSLTEEKRARQQEKWRQQQLKIQREK is encoded by the coding sequence ATGAAGTCAGAAAATACTCAAATTGTGGCAACACTATATAAATTTGTCAGTCTGCCGGATTTTGCCGAGAAACGCGATCGCCTATTATCTTACTGCATAGACCAAGGTGCTAGGGGGACAATTTTATTAGCACCAGAAGGCATTAACGGCACCATTGCGGGTTCTCGTCGGGCAGTTGAAGCTGTTTTGTCATTTTTACGTGCCGACCCCAGGCTAGCAGACATAGAAGCCAAAGAATCTGTCGCCGAGACACCGCCCTTTGAGCGGATGAAGGTGCGGTTAAAGTCAGAAATTGTCACTTTGGGATTGCCCGAAGTTGACCCAAATCAGCAAGTTGGCACTTATGTCAACCCCCAGGAATGGAATGACTTGATTGCCGATCCTGAAGTGACTGTGATAGACACCCGCAACGATTATGAGGTGAATATCGGCACTTTCCAAAAAGCGCAAAATCCCCAAACAGCTTCATTTCGGGAGTTTCCCGAATATGTACGCCAGGAACTAGACCCGACCAAAAACAAAAAAGTTGCCCTGTTTTGTACAGGCGGTATTCGCTGTGAGAAAGCCTCATCCTTTATGCTTTCCCAAGGCTTTACCGAAGTTTATCACCTCAAAGGCGGCATTCTCAAGTACTTAGAAGAAGTCCCCCCAGAAGAAAGTTTGTGGGAAGGTGAATGCTTTGTTTTTGATGAGCGAGTTGCTGTCCGTCACGGTTTAGAAGCAGGAAATTACGACTTGTGCCTGAGTTGCGGACGCCCAATTTCTGAAGACGATAAAACTTTACCACAGTACGAAGAAGGTATTTCTTGCCACTACTGCTTTGATAGCCTCACTGAAGAAAAAAGAGCGCGTCAACAAGAAAAATGGCGACAGCAGCAATTAAAAATCCAGCGAGAAAAATGA
- a CDS encoding BrnT family toxin — translation MDVYFVLNGITFVWNDEKARNNPSNHNGITFQQAAEAFFDPFLKVVDASRNDEARDAIIGLDTRWNLLFVVHIEFQDDLIRIISARKATRKEREYYES, via the coding sequence ATGGATGTCTACTTTGTTTTGAATGGTATCACCTTCGTCTGGAACGATGAAAAAGCTCGAAATAATCCTAGCAACCACAATGGAATAACATTTCAACAAGCAGCAGAAGCCTTTTTTGATCCATTTCTCAAAGTAGTAGATGCTAGTCGCAATGATGAAGCAAGAGATGCCATCATTGGTTTAGATACACGTTGGAATCTTTTATTTGTTGTTCACATCGAATTTCAAGATGATCTAATCCGAATCATTTCCGCCCGAAAAGCTACACGCAAGGAGCGAGAATACTATGAAAGTTGA
- the radC gene encoding RadC family protein — MTYCLRIADIPENERPRERLITHGPKILATAELIAILLGTGQGPGKLSAVGLGQYILQELGKHQRDPLAVMREVTPAELMLIPGIGPAKATTILAAIELGKRAFLSRPSDGTAIDSPVVAAAALSQDLMWQNQERFAVLLLDVKNRLLGTKVITIGTATETLASPRDIFREIIRQGATRVIVAHNHPSGNLEPSDADIELTRQLLSGAQLLGIPLLDHLILGNGTHQSLREITTLWNDCPQGD, encoded by the coding sequence ATGACTTATTGCCTCAGAATTGCCGACATACCAGAAAATGAACGTCCGCGTGAGCGATTAATCACCCACGGCCCAAAGATTTTAGCCACAGCAGAATTAATCGCCATTCTTCTAGGCACCGGTCAAGGACCCGGAAAACTCTCCGCCGTAGGTTTGGGACAATATATATTGCAAGAATTAGGCAAACACCAACGCGACCCCTTAGCAGTAATGCGGGAAGTTACCCCAGCCGAGTTAATGCTAATTCCCGGTATTGGCCCAGCAAAAGCGACAACCATCTTAGCCGCGATTGAATTGGGTAAACGCGCCTTTCTCTCCCGTCCCTCAGATGGTACAGCAATTGATAGCCCAGTTGTTGCCGCTGCTGCACTCAGCCAAGATTTAATGTGGCAAAACCAAGAACGGTTTGCAGTACTGCTGTTAGATGTGAAAAATCGCCTGCTGGGCACAAAAGTGATCACCATTGGCACCGCCACCGAAACCCTAGCCTCTCCCCGTGACATTTTCCGCGAAATCATTCGCCAGGGCGCAACAAGGGTAATAGTCGCACACAACCACCCCTCAGGCAACTTGGAACCTAGCGATGCAGATATAGAATTAACCCGTCAATTGTTATCAGGGGCGCAGCTTTTAGGTATTCCACTGTTAGATCATTTAATCTTAGGTAATGGCACTCACCAGAGTTTGCGCGAAATTACAACCTTGTGGAATGATTGCCCTCAAGGAGATTGA
- a CDS encoding type II toxin-antitoxin system HicB family antitoxin translates to MKIKAIIHPAEEGGYWAEVPALPGCITEGDTMEEVLANLKDAIEGWLNVSNIQYYPAIMLSNK, encoded by the coding sequence ATGAAAATTAAAGCCATTATTCATCCAGCAGAAGAGGGAGGCTACTGGGCAGAAGTTCCTGCACTCCCCGGTTGTATTACTGAAGGGGACACGATGGAGGAAGTGCTGGCTAATCTGAAGGATGCAATTGAGGGCTGGCTTAACGTGTCCAACATTCAGTATTATCCCGCCATTATGCTATCTAATAAATAA
- the petA gene encoding cytochrome f, which translates to MRNAFLTARITRSARAMVKTLLIAIATVTFFFTSDLALPQSAAAYPFWAQAAYPETPREATGRIVCANCHLAAKPTEVEIPQSVLPDTVFKAVVKIPYDTSAQQVGADGSKVGLNVGAVLMLPEGFKIAPEERIPEEMKEEIEGLFYQPYSEEKENIVIIGPLPGEQYQEIVFPVLSPNPATDKNINFGKYSVHAGGNRGRGQVYPTGEKSNNNIYNASATGTISKIAKEEDEDGNVKFVVSTKTATGDIVTDTVPAGPDLIVSEGQAVTSGDALTNNPNVGGFGQDDAEIVLQDANRVKWLVAFISLVMLAQVMLVLKKKQIEKVQAAEMNF; encoded by the coding sequence ATGAGAAATGCTTTCTTAACGGCGAGGATTACTCGCAGTGCTAGAGCAATGGTAAAAACATTGCTAATAGCGATCGCTACCGTGACGTTTTTCTTCACCAGCGATCTCGCCCTTCCCCAATCTGCCGCAGCCTATCCATTTTGGGCACAAGCAGCCTATCCCGAAACCCCCCGCGAAGCAACTGGGCGAATTGTTTGCGCCAACTGTCACCTAGCAGCCAAACCCACAGAAGTGGAAATTCCCCAATCGGTGCTACCTGACACCGTATTTAAAGCTGTGGTGAAAATTCCCTACGACACCAGCGCGCAGCAAGTGGGAGCCGATGGTTCTAAAGTTGGCTTAAACGTCGGCGCTGTGTTGATGTTACCCGAAGGTTTCAAAATTGCTCCTGAAGAACGCATTCCTGAGGAGATGAAAGAAGAAATCGAGGGTCTATTCTATCAACCCTACAGTGAAGAGAAAGAAAACATCGTCATCATTGGCCCCCTACCAGGCGAACAATACCAGGAAATCGTCTTCCCTGTTCTTTCTCCCAACCCCGCAACTGACAAAAATATCAATTTTGGTAAATATTCAGTACACGCAGGCGGTAACCGGGGACGTGGACAAGTTTACCCCACCGGTGAAAAGAGCAACAACAACATTTACAACGCTTCCGCCACTGGCACAATTAGCAAAATTGCCAAAGAAGAAGATGAAGACGGTAACGTCAAATTTGTAGTTAGCACCAAAACCGCAACTGGTGATATTGTCACTGATACAGTTCCCGCAGGCCCAGACCTGATTGTTTCTGAAGGCCAAGCAGTTACATCTGGTGATGCTTTGACCAACAACCCCAACGTCGGTGGTTTCGGTCAAGATGATGCAGAAATCGTCCTCCAAGACGCGAACAGAGTCAAATGGTTGGTTGCATTCATCTCACTCGTGATGTTAGCGCAAGTCATGTTAGTGCTGAAGAAGAAACAAATCGAAAAAGTCCAAGCAGCCGAAATGAATTTCTAA
- a CDS encoding GTPase family protein: protein MTEQRNADLPSADSPQLSTPTDVVTTESVDESWKNRIAGIWNKATASLTQLLPVDQVAQTVVQWFSVSEAQVAEILETVRAQLPTTEALLIGKPQAGKSSIVRGLTGVSAEIVGQGFRPHTQNTERYAYPSNDLPLLIFTDTVGLGDVNQNTEAIIQELVGDLQKETRRARVLILTVKINDFATETLRQIAQQLRQKFPEIPCLLVVTCLHEAYPPRTADHPDYPPNYEEVNRAFEAMQLAFAGICDRTVMIDFTLEEDGYNPVFYGLEALRDNLAELLPEAEAKTIYQLLDQQAGEQLGNLYRDAGRRYILPFAIMAATLAAVPLPFATMPVLTALQVSMVGLLGQLYGQTLTPSQAGGIVSAIAGGFLAQAVARELIKFIPGFGSVIAASWAAAYTWSLGEGACVYFGDLMGGKKPDPQKIQAVMQEAFAEAKERFKGMKR, encoded by the coding sequence ATGACTGAGCAACGTAACGCTGATTTACCTTCAGCCGATTCTCCCCAATTGAGTACACCGACTGACGTTGTTACAACTGAGTCGGTTGATGAGTCTTGGAAAAATCGGATTGCTGGTATTTGGAATAAAGCTACAGCCAGTTTAACGCAACTTTTACCTGTAGACCAAGTAGCCCAAACGGTGGTGCAGTGGTTTAGTGTCAGTGAAGCACAAGTTGCCGAAATTTTAGAGACTGTTCGCGCCCAATTACCAACTACAGAAGCCTTGCTGATTGGTAAACCCCAAGCTGGTAAAAGTTCCATTGTCCGGGGGCTGACGGGGGTTTCTGCGGAGATTGTCGGACAAGGTTTTCGCCCTCATACCCAAAATACAGAACGTTACGCTTATCCTTCTAATGATTTGCCGTTACTGATTTTTACTGATACGGTGGGATTGGGTGATGTTAACCAAAATACTGAAGCAATTATTCAGGAGTTGGTTGGCGATTTGCAAAAGGAAACTCGCCGCGCTAGAGTCTTGATTCTGACTGTCAAAATTAACGATTTCGCAACTGAGACGCTGCGACAAATTGCTCAACAGTTGCGCCAAAAATTTCCAGAGATTCCCTGTTTACTGGTGGTAACTTGCTTGCATGAGGCTTATCCGCCGAGAACTGCCGATCATCCTGATTATCCCCCAAATTATGAGGAAGTGAATCGGGCTTTTGAAGCGATGCAGCTAGCTTTTGCTGGAATATGCGATCGCACTGTTATGATCGACTTTACCCTAGAAGAAGATGGCTACAACCCAGTATTTTACGGCTTGGAAGCGTTGCGAGATAACTTAGCAGAACTCCTCCCAGAGGCGGAAGCTAAGACAATTTATCAGTTGTTAGATCAGCAAGCGGGTGAGCAACTGGGCAATCTCTACCGGGATGCTGGAAGGCGTTACATTTTGCCTTTTGCGATTATGGCAGCAACTCTGGCGGCAGTGCCTCTACCTTTCGCTACAATGCCTGTGCTGACTGCTTTGCAAGTTTCGATGGTGGGTTTGTTGGGGCAATTATATGGGCAAACGTTGACACCATCTCAAGCTGGGGGTATTGTGAGTGCGATCGCAGGTGGTTTTCTCGCCCAAGCTGTTGCAAGGGAGTTAATCAAATTCATCCCTGGTTTCGGTAGTGTAATTGCCGCATCCTGGGCAGCTGCTTACACTTGGTCTTTAGGTGAAGGTGCCTGTGTCTACTTTGGTGATTTAATGGGTGGGAAAAAACCAGATCCGCAGAAGATTCAGGCGGTGATGCAAGAAGCATTTGCAGAAGCGAAAGAACGTTTTAAGGGGATGAAGCGTTAG
- a CDS encoding ribbon-helix-helix domain-containing protein — MAAITINIPDDQLQKLQAMAQESGVSPEDLLRATIENWLNHSNSDFVQAASYVLNKNAELYRRLA; from the coding sequence GTGGCTGCTATCACTATCAATATTCCAGATGATCAATTGCAAAAACTTCAAGCAATGGCACAAGAGAGCGGAGTTTCTCCTGAAGATTTACTACGCGCTACCATAGAAAATTGGCTCAATCATTCCAACAGCGATTTTGTACAAGCAGCTAGTTATGTACTCAATAAAAATGCTGAATTGTACCGTCGTTTAGCATGA
- a CDS encoding lysophospholipid acyltransferase family protein, with protein sequence MPKSIHSTQPPLKFIPQRFNPLILKTLHWLLPFFLRFRTRPWLPAGIIQIEAKNAEVLAELYQKFQSGKIRFLIAFRHPEVEDPLSMMYLLSRIVPRVARQKNIPLEYPLHSYFLYDRGMTLWAGNWLGWLFSRAGGIPIRRGKRIDRQAIQTARELFANGKMAIAVAPEGGTNGHSGIVSPLEPGVAQLGFWCVEDLQKANRSEEVFIIPVAIQYRYPQPPWQKLDWLLSKLEADSGLPAQEINKSADQNREEILYQRLCRLAEHLISEMEEFYRRFYHQDIPETISTEESASPNEILIARLHRLMDKALHVAEEYFGIQSQGNYIDRCRRLEETGWSYIYREDLPDMQTLSPLKRGLADWIAEEADLRMQHMRLAESFVAVTATYIKEQPTAERFAETLLLIFDVLSRIKDSTLPGRPRLGWKASQITIGEPISVTERWQKSQGDRQTTRQGMSNLTQELQTALEKLISPDSTQNL encoded by the coding sequence TTGCCAAAATCGATTCATTCCACGCAACCACCACTAAAATTTATTCCTCAGCGTTTTAACCCACTTATACTTAAAACTCTCCATTGGTTGCTGCCATTTTTCCTCCGGTTTCGCACTCGTCCTTGGCTGCCGGCGGGTATTATCCAGATAGAAGCTAAGAATGCCGAAGTATTAGCCGAACTCTACCAAAAATTCCAATCTGGGAAAATTCGCTTTTTGATAGCATTTCGTCACCCAGAGGTAGAAGACCCTTTATCGATGATGTATCTGCTTTCGCGCATTGTGCCACGGGTAGCGCGACAAAAAAATATTCCCCTGGAATATCCGCTGCACAGCTACTTCCTTTATGATCGAGGAATGACCTTATGGGCTGGTAATTGGCTAGGTTGGTTGTTTTCTCGCGCTGGGGGTATACCAATTCGCCGTGGGAAACGCATAGACCGGCAAGCTATCCAAACAGCGCGGGAATTGTTCGCTAATGGCAAAATGGCGATCGCCGTTGCACCCGAAGGCGGTACAAATGGACATAGTGGTATAGTTAGCCCCTTAGAACCAGGTGTAGCCCAGTTAGGGTTTTGGTGTGTAGAAGACTTACAAAAAGCTAACCGTTCCGAAGAAGTTTTTATTATACCCGTCGCCATCCAATATCGCTATCCTCAACCACCTTGGCAAAAACTAGATTGGTTATTGAGTAAATTAGAAGCTGATAGCGGTTTACCAGCCCAAGAAATCAATAAATCTGCCGACCAAAACCGCGAAGAAATTCTTTATCAACGCCTCTGTCGCTTGGCTGAACATCTAATTTCTGAGATGGAAGAATTTTATCGTCGCTTCTACCATCAAGACATCCCAGAAACTATTTCCACTGAAGAATCAGCCAGTCCCAACGAGATATTGATTGCCCGACTACACCGCTTAATGGATAAAGCTTTACACGTCGCCGAAGAATATTTTGGAATTCAGTCACAAGGTAATTATATTGACCGTTGTCGTCGCTTAGAAGAAACCGGCTGGAGTTATATTTACCGCGAAGATTTGCCAGATATGCAAACTTTATCACCCCTCAAACGCGGACTTGCAGATTGGATAGCTGAAGAAGCAGATTTGCGAATGCAGCACATGAGATTAGCAGAAAGTTTTGTGGCAGTTACGGCTACTTATATTAAAGAACAGCCGACAGCAGAAAGATTTGCGGAAACACTTTTACTTATCTTCGATGTGCTTTCTCGCATTAAAGATTCAACTCTTCCAGGACGTCCCCGCTTAGGTTGGAAAGCATCACAAATCACCATCGGTGAGCCAATTTCTGTTACTGAACGCTGGCAAAAATCTCAAGGTGACAGACAGACAACTAGGCAAGGTATGAGCAATTTAACGCAAGAATTGCAAACCGCCTTAGAAAAGTTAATTAGTCCAGATTCCACCCAAAACCTCTAA
- a CDS encoding phosphoribulokinase, translating into MSRPIILGIVGDSAAGKTTLTRGIAQVLGPENVTLICTDDYHRYDRQQRAEIGITALHPDCNHLDIMQQHLSLLRTGQPILKPVYSHKTGTFEPPQYIKPSKFVIIEGLLGYSTRAARDSYDVKVYLAPPEPLRAKWKVKRDTQKRGYTPEQVMAELEKREPDSDMYIRPQRQWSDIVVSFYPPNEAEDESNGHLNVRLVLRPSIPHPDFTEIINSTSDNDQSAIRLGLDRDMSKPVDVLEVDGHATLEQVNKLEHIMCSDMPYLRNICDRESNPELGKIAGTTGETLQSYPLALTQLIITYHMLKATQIYQ; encoded by the coding sequence ATGAGCCGTCCAATAATTCTAGGTATCGTCGGTGACAGCGCCGCTGGAAAAACAACGCTGACTAGGGGGATTGCTCAGGTACTTGGGCCGGAAAACGTCACCCTCATCTGTACAGACGACTACCACCGTTACGATCGCCAACAACGTGCAGAAATTGGCATCACCGCCCTTCATCCCGATTGTAACCATCTAGATATCATGCAGCAACATCTCTCGCTGCTACGCACGGGACAGCCAATACTCAAACCAGTTTACAGCCACAAAACCGGGACATTCGAGCCACCGCAATACATTAAGCCGAGTAAATTCGTGATTATTGAGGGGTTACTCGGTTATTCTACCCGTGCCGCCCGCGATTCTTACGATGTCAAAGTTTACCTAGCACCACCTGAACCACTCCGGGCCAAGTGGAAAGTTAAGCGGGATACACAAAAGCGCGGCTACACCCCAGAACAGGTGATGGCAGAATTAGAAAAACGCGAACCAGATTCAGATATGTATATCCGTCCCCAGCGACAATGGTCGGATATAGTCGTGAGTTTCTATCCCCCCAACGAAGCAGAAGACGAAAGCAATGGACATCTAAATGTGCGGTTGGTACTTCGTCCCTCAATTCCCCACCCAGATTTTACCGAGATTATCAACTCTACCAGCGATAATGATCAGTCAGCAATTCGCCTCGGACTAGACAGGGATATGAGTAAACCGGTAGATGTTTTAGAAGTAGATGGTCATGCCACCTTGGAACAGGTGAATAAGTTAGAGCATATTATGTGTTCCGATATGCCTTATTTGCGGAATATCTGCGATCGCGAAAGTAACCCCGAACTCGGCAAAATTGCTGGTACAACCGGAGAAACATTGCAAAGTTACCCCCTCGCTCTAACTCAGTTAATTATTACCTACCATATGCTCAAAGCTACGCAAATTTACCAGTAA
- a CDS encoding DUF938 domain-containing protein: protein MNSPADARHNAPATQRNREPILEVLLQVLPATGTILEVASGTGEHAVFFAPHLAPRKWLPSDPNPELRASITAWAEQFPSDNLYPPLELDASTPVWPVEKEPLPDSPIVAIVNINMIHISPWSACLGLMAGAGRILPPSGILYLYGPFKEWGEHTAPSNAAFDESLQAQNPNWGVRNLEDVVAAAKAQNLRLKETYEMPANNLSVIFQRAENL, encoded by the coding sequence ATGAACTCACCAGCAGACGCGCGACATAATGCACCAGCAACACAGCGAAATCGTGAACCTATCCTAGAGGTACTATTACAAGTACTACCCGCAACTGGCACTATTTTGGAAGTTGCAAGTGGAACTGGCGAACACGCCGTATTTTTTGCCCCGCACTTGGCACCTCGCAAATGGCTGCCTTCTGACCCAAATCCGGAATTAAGGGCTAGTATCACCGCCTGGGCGGAACAGTTTCCCTCTGATAACCTTTATCCACCCCTTGAGCTTGATGCTAGCACGCCAGTTTGGCCTGTGGAGAAAGAGCCATTACCTGACTCGCCAATTGTCGCCATTGTCAATATTAATATGATTCACATTTCGCCTTGGTCAGCTTGTCTGGGACTAATGGCGGGTGCTGGTCGTATTCTGCCGCCAAGTGGTATCCTCTATTTATATGGCCCGTTTAAAGAATGGGGAGAACATACTGCACCGAGTAATGCAGCTTTTGACGAGTCATTACAGGCACAAAACCCAAATTGGGGTGTGCGGAACTTAGAGGATGTTGTGGCAGCGGCTAAAGCACAAAACCTCAGATTAAAAGAAACTTACGAAATGCCAGCAAATAATCTTTCAGTTATATTTCAACGTGCTGAAAATTTGTGA